A part of Streptomyces sp. NBC_01235 genomic DNA contains:
- a CDS encoding TIGR03086 family metal-binding protein, with protein MTDTTTTLDLGPQARIIARLAAGVRDEQLADATPCPGCAVRNMLGHLTGLAGAFRDAARKDLVATTDTASDAAAPDIGPGWREELPKVLDELAEAWRAPAAWTGMTRAGGIDLPGAVAGAVAADELVIHGWDLARATGQEYTPDPAALRASHDFLRAAAEDQDRGGGIFGPVVPVPDDAPLLDRAVGLSGRDPGWTR; from the coding sequence ATGACCGACACGACGACGACTCTCGACCTCGGGCCCCAGGCCCGGATCATCGCGCGCCTCGCGGCAGGTGTCCGCGACGAGCAGCTCGCGGACGCGACACCCTGCCCGGGCTGCGCGGTCCGCAACATGCTCGGGCACCTGACCGGCCTCGCCGGCGCCTTCCGGGACGCCGCGCGCAAGGACCTGGTTGCCACCACCGACACCGCTTCGGACGCCGCCGCGCCGGACATCGGCCCCGGCTGGCGCGAGGAACTGCCCAAGGTGCTCGACGAACTCGCCGAGGCCTGGCGCGCCCCGGCCGCCTGGACCGGCATGACCCGCGCGGGCGGCATCGACCTGCCCGGCGCGGTCGCGGGGGCCGTCGCCGCCGACGAGCTGGTGATCCACGGCTGGGACCTGGCCCGTGCCACCGGGCAGGAGTACACGCCCGACCCGGCCGCGCTGCGGGCCTCGCACGACTTCCTGCGGGCGGCCGCCGAGGACCAGGACCGCGGGGGCGGCATCTTCGGCCCCGTGGTGCCCGTCCCGGACGACGCTCCGCTGCTCGACCGGGCGGTCGGACTGAGCGGCCGTGACCCGGGGTGGACGCGGTAG
- a CDS encoding MBL fold metallo-hydrolase produces MPLSLTVLGTASPHPGPGRPCSGYLLRGAGAEVWVDAGFGTFAELRRHTDPDRLTAIWISHLHADHSADLLAAAYALAYGGMTPPAPIPVYAPIDCARRLAGFLGRPDVRFLSEFLDFRPLFDGHTVRHWNLRLTSRAVAHDTEAYGLRAECQGSVLAYSGDSGPCDALTELALGADLFLCEADLDRHREGEHEQQVHLTPEDAGEAARKAGVRELYITHVGPTLTREAATARAAVVFDGPTRTAREGETIPF; encoded by the coding sequence ATGCCCCTCAGTCTCACCGTCCTCGGCACCGCCTCTCCACACCCGGGGCCGGGCCGCCCCTGCTCCGGCTACCTGCTGCGCGGAGCGGGGGCCGAGGTGTGGGTGGACGCGGGCTTCGGGACGTTCGCGGAGTTGCGCAGGCACACGGATCCCGACCGGCTCACCGCGATCTGGATCTCCCACCTCCACGCCGACCACAGCGCCGATCTCCTCGCCGCCGCCTACGCGCTCGCCTACGGTGGAATGACCCCGCCGGCCCCGATCCCGGTGTACGCGCCGATCGACTGCGCCCGGCGCCTGGCCGGGTTCCTCGGCCGGCCGGACGTACGGTTCCTCAGCGAGTTCCTCGACTTCAGGCCCCTGTTCGACGGGCACACCGTCCGGCACTGGAACCTGCGCCTCACCTCGCGCGCGGTGGCCCACGACACCGAGGCGTACGGGCTGCGCGCCGAGTGCCAGGGGAGCGTCCTCGCGTACTCCGGGGACAGCGGGCCGTGCGACGCGCTCACCGAACTCGCCTTGGGGGCCGACCTGTTCCTGTGTGAGGCGGACCTCGACCGGCATCGCGAAGGCGAACATGAGCAGCAGGTCCATCTGACTCCGGAGGACGCCGGCGAGGCCGCCCGCAAGGCGGGCGTGCGGGAGCTGTACATCACCCACGTCGGGCCCACGCTGACCCGGGAGGCCGCGACCGCCCGCGCCGCCGTCGTCTTCGACGGCCCCACCCGCACCGCACGCGAGGGCGAGACCATCCCCTTCTGA